A stretch of Bacteroidota bacterium DNA encodes these proteins:
- a CDS encoding RNA polymerase sigma factor, giving the protein MGFFKSIDYNKASDENLMEKVCKKNHHAFEELFERYSQRLLRYFYSMLNYDEEKSQDFLQDLFIKVLENARYFDTNRKFSTWLYSIATNMCKNEYRKLAGKHFVSEEYIPEFDEIYSSGITFNLDKKLLQSELEKSIEQLGYKHKSVFIMRFQQELPIKEISRIMSISEGTVKSRIFYSLKKLGELIPEFNPKN; this is encoded by the coding sequence ATGGGTTTTTTCAAATCAATAGATTATAATAAAGCAAGTGATGAAAATCTTATGGAAAAAGTCTGTAAGAAAAATCATCATGCTTTTGAAGAATTGTTTGAAAGATATAGTCAGCGATTATTGAGGTATTTTTATTCAATGCTCAATTATGATGAAGAAAAATCACAGGATTTTTTACAGGATCTTTTCATAAAAGTACTCGAAAATGCACGTTATTTTGATACCAACAGGAAGTTTAGCACATGGCTTTATAGCATTGCTACAAATATGTGTAAAAATGAATATCGCAAACTAGCAGGCAAACACTTTGTGTCGGAAGAATATATCCCTGAGTTTGATGAGATATATAGCTCGGGAATAACTTTCAATCTTGATAAGAAATTACTTCAAAGTGAATTGGAGAAGTCAATTGAACAGCTTGGATACAAGCATAAAAGTGTTTTCATAATGCGCTTTCAGCAAGAACTACCGATTAAGGAAATCAGCAGAATTATGAGTATTTCTGAAGGTACGGTTAAGTCAAGAATATTTTATTCCTTGAAAAAATTGGGAGAATTAATTCCTGAATTCAACCCCAAAAATTAG